In one Dermatophagoides farinae isolate YC_2012a chromosome 4, ASM2471394v1, whole genome shotgun sequence genomic region, the following are encoded:
- the LOC124489820 gene encoding uncharacterized protein LOC124489820, producing MDHRIWSLSTINLIIIIIILAIVWQPLLTSSIIDDSLPLSSTSAENHHHHHHSTITEKHQRHPKISNYTKAEIWMKRFNSRFQPLLKHCLQSTCQCLANLDNLATMANVRIMIEQNDHSKQINLTSNQRRRMATILLTNIIRLDRFREKWTEENSLIDDDENQDQGKMVEQHHLDSWFECRLSKESICPDSLSNHHINYYEKNRQQLLSLLMPDFLAESQRTMNKSEKSLSMFSFEFIQNLDNLLRHLNRNLISLPPITSSSNISMKLEKWFGRENIIDDLNRIHNLNNNDPGLIIETMALIIVNRLVKGERIELFESRFLRDIIDRYGIKRSTSESAIHSSFSNENLVIIDQYGLARLLNDLHIGGLINQSNHESTVTRHREHRSAPHENHHNHQVKFLMNSIENNDDPIEKNIECYEYDFYVERIRQIQHHMKHRNDAKNSSEVNLLTEKELEYLAPIFLQQILSKACERIMIDSGNDDNGVIKRKISHERLQSESSHHFNHADDKLVEKMENVNNISNAILYGNISVLIISLSSLAGILLIPILKSRAFTLTIQLLIGLAFSSMSGDALFHLIPAVLGIHSHDKHDEKNSTNPHDDHNDENHFEFLWFMVAISASIYVLFLFEVISNALAKLKEDGKKSAKESGHSHHHQQHYPHHHHHQEHHHDHHHGHFTSDATRSNNNRMKDSTLSIQSSCDSSKMPPTAMAITNMLISSNNKIEDSANTLSPSILSSSNSNTTLIVDKISTKNDDDDDDSKNDGGIICLGMTSLALIITLSDSIHNLLDGVAIGISFSNSISRGLSTSIAVFCHELPHEFGDFAVMLSTGMSVRRAATINFVSALTCFIGLYIGLLLGSSDQANRWALAICAGLFLYIALCDMLPELKEMTNSISTRQWWTSFLMKNIGIISGYCFMILVAVYEDKINFA from the exons ATGGATCATCGAATCTGGTCATTATCAAcgattaatttgattatcatcattataattttagCCATTGTTTGGCAACCattattaacatcatcaattattgatgattcattgccattatcatcgacatcggcggaaaatcatcatcaccatcatcattcaaccaTAACGGAAAAACATCAACGTCATCCAAAAATATCGAACTACACAAAAGCTGAAATATGGATGAAACGATTTAATTCAAGATTTCAACCATTATTGAAACATTGTTTACAATCAACTTGTCAG TGTCTAGCCAATCTAGATAATCTGGCCACAATGGCCAATGTACGTATTATGATagaacaaaatgatcattccAAACAAATTAATCTTACATCAAACCAACGACGTCGTATGGCAACCATATTATTAACAAATATAATACGTTTAGATCGTTTTCGTGAAAAATGGACGGAAGAAAATTCGTtgattgatgacgatgaaaatcAAGATCAAGGTAAGATGGTGGAACAACATCATCTAGATTCATGGTTTGAATGTCGATTATCGA AAGAATCGATTTGTCctgattcattatcaaatcatcatattaattattatgaaaaaaatcgacaacaattattatcattattaatgcCGGATTTTTTGGCCGAATCACAACGTACAATGaataaaagtgaaaaatcattatcaatgttttcatttgaattcataCAAAATCTTGATAATCTATTACGACATTTAAATCGTAATCTAATTTCATTACCACcgatcacatcatcatcaaatatatcgatgaaattggaaaaatggtTTGGACGTGAAAATATTATCGATGATCTGAATCGTATccataatttgaataataatgatcctGGTTTAATTATCGAAACGATGGCATTAATCATTGTTAATCGATTGGTCAAAGgtgaaagaattgaattatttgaatcaagATTTTTGCGTGATATAATCGATAGATATGGTATAAAACGTTCTACATCTGAATCTGCtatacattcatcattttcaaacgaaaatctcgtaatcattgatcaatatggATTGGCCAGATTACTCAATGATCTACATATTGGTGgtctaatcaatcaatcgaatcatgAATCAACCGTAACTCGACATCGTGAACATCGATCTGCACCACACGAGAatcaccacaatcatcagGTTAAATTTCTTATGAattcgattgaaaataatgatgatccaattgaaaagaatattGAATGCTATGAATATGATTTCTATGTGGAAAGAATCAGacaaattcaacatcatATGAAACATCGAAACGATGCTAAAAATTCTTCGGAAGTGAATTTATTAACTGAAAAAGAACTTGAATATTTAGCGCCAATTTTTCTACAGCAAATTCTTTCGAAAGCCTGTGAACGTATAATGATCGATAGcggcaatgatgataatggtgttataaaaagaaaaatatcacATGAAAGACTTCAGTCTGAATCTagtcatcattttaatcatgCTGACGATAAATTGGTTGAAAAGATGGAAAATGTCAACAACATTAGTAATG CTATCCTATATGGCAATATTTCTGTTCTCATCATAAGTCTATCATCTTTGGCCGGTATATTGCTCATACCAATACTGAAAAGTCGTGCATTTACATTGACCATACAGCTGTTGATTGGCTTAGCATTTAGTTCAATGTCTGGTGATGCATTATTTCATCTGATTCCAGCCGTTCTTGGTATTCATTCACATGATAaacatgatgaaaaaaattcaaccaatccccatgatgatcataatgatgaaaatcatttcgaATTTCTTTGGTTTATGGTTGCCATCTCTGCATCAATTTATGTACTATTTCTTTTCGAAGTGATCTCAAATGCATTAGCCAAATTGAAAgaggatggaaaaaaatccgcTAAAGAATCCGgccattctcatcatcatcaacaacattatccacatcatcatcatcatcaggaacatcatcatgatcatcatcatggacatTTCACAAGTGATGCTACACGTTCAAAcaataatcgaatgaaaGATTCAACATTATCGATTCAG tCTTCATgtgattcatcaaaaatgcCACCGACAGCAATGGCAATTACGAATATGTTAATATCttctaataataaaatcgaaGATTCAGCCAACACGTTAAGTCCATcaatattgtcatcatcaaattcaaatacaacATTGATCGTTGATAAAATATCTactaaaaatgatgatgatgatgatgatagtaaaaatgatggtggtatCATCTGTTTGGGAATGACATCATTAGCATTAATTATTACGCTTAGCGATTCCATACACAATCTTCTGGATGGTGTTGCAATCGGAATTTCATTCTCAAATAGTATTTCACGTGGATTATCCACATCTATTGCTGTGTTTTGTCATGAATTACCGCATGAATTTGGTGATTTTGCTGTGATGTTATCGACCGGAATGTCTGTACGACGTGCAgcaacaatcaattttgtttccgCATTGACTTGTTTCATTGGACTTTATATTGGCCTATTGTTGGGCAGTTCGGATCAGGCTAATCGATGGGCTTTGGCCATATGTGCTGGTCTTTTCCTTTACATCGCACTCTGTGATATG TTACCTGAGCTTAAAGAGATGACCAATTCAATTTCCACTCGACAATGGTGGACATCATTTcttatgaaaaatattggaaTAATTTCTGGTTATTGTTTCATGATATTGGTTGCCGTATATGAAGATAAGATTAATTTCGCatga
- the LOC124490103 gene encoding uncharacterized protein LOC124490103 produces MSEKDKSFQKLEERTLVVRNFDPNLTTKELLEELFSNFGPINNVVLKRDFAFIGYTKPESVAYALAMMWGISLHGRRLNLSPKLSSESYYYRYLDSLQTFEQKCHTDKKFLDQFLSAKQHNERKSIVKKYSNSRKDHEKIVARLRRYRRHYDSDSDYNPHFDKKLLVDNDNRYGYNHHDRYNEFPEHSMLLSPPPSMQPYPAGSPYDHHYNNNAILSMPPPPPQSQQPIYDPHFTPYDCPPYMPSTSLTHSHQYPGPSPPGPYYDDYQVATSPPDPPMDYGYPYDGPPPTTREKNYRSRGRYR; encoded by the exons ATGTCGGAAAAGGATAAAAGTTTTCAAAAACTTGAAGAACGAACATTGGTAGTTCGAAATTTTGATCCCAATCTAACAACTAAAGAATTGTTGGAAGAATTATTCTCCAATTTTGGACCGATCAATAATGTTGTTCTTAAACGTGATTTTGCCTTTATTGGCTACACTAAGCCAGAATCGGTTGCCTATGCTTT AGCAATGATGTGGGGAATCAGTCTACATGGTCGACGTCTAAATCTCTCGCCAAAACTTTCATCCGAATCATACTATTATCGTTATCTGGATTCTCTTCAaacatttgaacaaaaatgcCATACagataaaaaatttcttgatcaatttttatccGCTAAACAACATAATGAACGAAAATCcattgtaaaaaaatattcgaattcAAGAAAAgatcatgaaaaaattgttgctCGATTACGGCGTTATCGACGTCATTATGATTCAGATTCCGATTATAATCCacattttgataaaaaattgttagTTGACAATGATAATCGTTACGgctataatcatcatgatcgttATAACGAATTTCCGGAACATTCTATGTTACTGtcgccaccaccatcaatgcAGCCATATCCAGCTGGATCAccatatgatcatcattataataataatgcgaTATTATCaatgccaccaccaccaccacaatctCAACAGCCCATTTATGATCCTCATTTTACTCCTTATGATTGTCCACCATATAtgccatcaacatcattaacaCATAGTCATCAATATCCTGGTCCATCACCACCAGGGccatattatgatgattatcaggTAGCTACAAGTCCGCCTGATCCACCTATGGATTATGGATATCCATATGAtggaccaccaccaacaactcgagaaaaaaattatcgtaGCAGAGGTCGATATcgttaa